TCAATATGTTGTCTAAGACCTTGTTCGACAATTGACAATATATGTAGGTTACCACTCTGAAAAGCGTACTACTGGTAGATGTTACAAAACCTTAAAAACTATACTTTTTAAGCCTTCAAGAGGTTCAAGAGGAAAGCAGTTGTGAGAAAACATAGGTATCATATCTTGGCGTCTCTCGTCGTCTCCTCACACCATACCCCTGCAAAAGTCGTGTATATGCTTTCCCGTCCGACCATGATATGCATATCCTAATTTTATACACAAACTAGTGTAACAACCATGCGCCATCCTTCTAGAAGAGTTCCGTCAACTGCTGAGCAACAGCTGCATCAACAATTAACACAAATTAAAATCTATATGCAAATGAAAAAGCGGCTCGCTAGGCCTCGGCTGTGAGCATGTATGCATACCTTGAAGAATATCCGGTGTAGCTTGGAATTCCTGccatatatttttataagaatCAAGATCCAAATTCAGAAACTTTGCGGCAAGGTAGGCAGCTCCTGCCGCAATATGATGCGGTTTGAACTGCAGCCACAGAGAACTCCGAAgcctgaaaaataaaatgagaaaccaaatcAGTTCCAGCGAGTTAGGAGACAAAACACCAACAGAGCCACCACCATGGGCTAGGAGAGGTAGCAAGGCAAATAATCAAACCAAACCATCTGGGGCAACGGTAGAAAGACCAGGCAATTTCCCGTGCAACTTAGCATATTTTTCACATTGATAGAACGTATACCAGCAGGATGTAGCATAAAAAAATTAGTAGCAAAACGTCATCAAATCAGGCATGAAATAACAAGTCAATTTCTTACCAACTACAAAAGCAGCAAGTCAGGTAGAATATTTTCCAGAATGTCTGCAGGATGGCTGATAAGAGTACCAAAACTATAGCAAACATGATATACCCCATCTAGGGACACCAAAACTCCCAGGCCCCAATCTGCTGCACGGCTATTTTACTCGTATACACGGTTCATATGAGAAAGCAAAAGCAGGACATTGCAAACAATTAAACTCCTGAAAACAAATCCACAATCTTCTGCACAATGGCTGGATCTTACATGCATTGATGCTTATTGAGCATGCACAATACCCAACTACTAAGTTCCCGACGAGAATCATCCACTACACCCATGTTGCAGGCATGGGATGAAGCTGAATTGCCATCTATAGTCTGTTCCagatagtgtgtgtgtgtgtgtgtgtgtgtgtgtgtgtgtgtgtgtgtgtgtgtgtgtgtgtgtgtgtcctttTCTTATATCATCAACTCCTCTATAAACATACAAAGAGCACTCACTGAAGCAAGACTTGATGAGAACTTCTTGGAAATCGAAAAATGGCGAATGCCCCCTAGAACAACCCAGATTCTAAAATGGTAGGAATTTTCAGGCAACTACCAGGATGGATACCATCAATTCTTCCGGAAACTACAAGGATGGATGCCATCAACTCCCTGGATGCAACCAAGGACACAAAAAGTATATGCCTATATCTTCACAAAtaaatgatttttcttttcaattttttctgacGATATATGCCACTAATGAGAACACGTAATCATTTTCAAAAGCGACAAAAGAATGTAGAACTTTAAAAAatgtttcttttcattttttttctgacGATATATGCCACTAATGAGAACACGTAAATCATTTTCAAAAGTAATCTTCAACAAAAGAATGTAGAACTTTAAAAAATGTACATACGTATATGTATTCCACTGTGTACTTCTGGGTAAAAACAATAATTTGTCTAACAGGAGGACATAGTGTTTCAAGAAAACTTTTTTTCCGTTTCAGAACACATACTATAACAACATCCATCACTTGAACAAATGTTAAGATAAAGTTTAAATATGAGAAAACTCAAGAAGAAATGATAACATTTTCAAAGCAAAAATAATGCACCCCATCTGTGAAGTGGTCTCAAATTTATTCAAAACTGTAAAAAACCACTTACACGGGAGTTAGGGCTAGGAAATTGACATATCTGATACCATGTATATGGAACCAAATAGTTCACAGTCAACCTTTTGACATAAATATTTGGGCAGGTTCTAGATCTGGACAGATCATTACCTGAGAAACATATGAACCAAATAGATATGATATGAAAATCATGTAAAAAGATATGGGAATTCAGATgactttcaaaattttgttatatTCCTGGCCTCCTATTCCCCCATCTTGGAAAACAAGTACCATCTCAAAGCCAATTAATGGGGAAAACTGTCAGCACATTTTGCCAATTTCTCTCAAGTTCATTTCACAGTGTTGCATTAAAaatatctcttttttctttcctttgggAGACGGGGCAGATGAATGGCAGGTACCATACAAAATGTTAATGTCTCCCATTCCATTCTATAATGGAAAAAGAATACAACACCGAAAACTTTAAAGACATCTAGGTCAGGAAAAAACCTACACAAGCTCCTGAGACTCATGCACCAGTGGCAACAGTTCTACGACAATTTGCAAATTCTTGGGCCAAGGTGTAAACTTCCATCAGAAAGAGTTCGGTCAAAACTGAAATCAGCCTGAAAGCCCTGATACTCAAAACTGAGTATCATACTGTTAAACCTAAAGCAGCCCCAAGATATCTGGTCAACCCCTCGTTGTTAGAGGAATTAGGAGAAGCCATTCGAGGGTTCATAAAACAGCATTGGCATTGGGGACAGGAAGGGCTACCAATCACAAAGATGAAATCCTCCCCTAGACAATGGTTTTCCTCCAAAACCAAGCCCACAAAAGCCATGTCTTACAAACTGTATGTTTGGTAGCAGGACTTCACAGAGGACTTTTTCTTAATAAACTCCATCAGTAAGTTAAAAGAAGATAGTGAAAATGGCCATGGAGGCTAAGTGGCTATATTCAATAGCCAATGACTAAGTTGGTGGGGGCATATTATggtaaattcatccaaaaaataTCGGCAGTTCAACTTCAGAGTAAAACAAAAGTTCCATGAACAGCAAATCAATCCGTCAGCTAAGAATATCATACAGGCGATCAACTCTACTCTTGTGTAGATCCTGCAATTATATGCATGCCAAAAGAATTAATATTTCAAAATACTACTAAAGTAGATGCTCTAAACAGGGAAATTATTGAGACCGACATCAAGCATCAGAGTTTTAAGGAACAGGAAGAAAACCAGTGTTTATTCTCTTCCATAGCCATACCCAAACATCAATAAAATCTGAAACTCTGATGAtaaacacccccccccccctttttctcTATCTTCTTCCTTTCAACCACCACAGTGAAAATCTTACTACTAACAATTTTCAGGGAGGCATGCAAGGTAagcaaatataaaaaatcaacACAAACATGTCAAAGAATGATCAGGTAGAGTCATTCAACAAACTGTAAGCAGAATTCTGTAACCTCGAATTGATGAACTTACCCTTCACTGACCAAGCTTAAGGATAGATTCACCAGAATTGTTTGTGAAAGACCTAATTTGTTAAGAGTAGATGTAAGTGGTGCATACGGATGCTGCACACCAAGTTCAAAATTTAGAGTGGTCAGTATCATTTGCTCAGCCTCCGTCACCCGTTCCCGATGCTGCTCAAACCAGTCCTGTTTAACAAACAACAAATGTCAGAATGCTAGAAAGTGCAATTCTAATCTGAGCTTTCAAATATAAGTCGGGGAATGGAGAAAAATCTTCAAAAGTTAAAATTGCTTCATGCTCTATATGACACACTGAACAGCATGAATAGGAAATATGATTCAATGCGGGAATACTCATCTGAATTTAAAAAGAAAGGCTATGCAATGGCTTTTTTATGTCAATGCAAAGAAAAACATTATGGCATTCAATAATGGGTTTTTATATTGACAGTTAAACTGTAAAAAGATTGTCTTCATTCTGAATGTTTTAAAGAGGACAGATCATATCATAAAGGCTCAGAAGAACAGTAAAGACACTCACAATAGGGAGCATATGGGACAAGAAACTGATATCCTGCTTATGGAGAATCTCAGAAGATGTTCTCAACACAGTATTCAAAGGGCGTGGTGTCTCCTCGGACTTTGCTGCTAGGAACAGGGCGGCAGTAGCAATCAACTGGAAAAGAAACGAAACAGTCATAAAATATAATTACCAAATGGAGTGACAGAGTAAACCAACAACGTACATAATCCATTACCCAGTACGAAATTAAAAAACGGCATAGAGTGGCGAAGAGTTAtattcagaaaaataaaaagggaaaagactTTGAACACAACGAATGATTGATTATCTTAATTGCTATAATGTTGATCATATGAGGACATAAAATTTATGGCTATCTAAGATAAAGGAAACCTTAATAACATCAGAAGATGCTATGAATTTCAAAATACATTGAATACTCACAAATCTATCATGGCAAGCATGTGACTGCCGGGCGAAAAACCGATGACAGAGAACCATTGCAGTAGCGATAGTAGTCTGGGGCCTGTAAGAGATATATGATTAGGTTTTAAAATACATATGTCTtggaaagagaaaagaaaacctTGAAACTTAAAGTCAACGAGCAAAATGTTCAAAATACCATAAACACTAGTTCTGGACAAAACCCTGTTAAATAAATGATAAGAACTCTATTCAAAATGAaagcataacaaagatacacgTTAAGTAGAAGAAGCTTACAAGTCAAGCCGCAATCCAAGATTCTGAAGGTAAGAACAGTATGAGTAGCGCAAGTGTGCTTCACGTACTGAATCTATACCATCTTTTCTAGATGGGGAGCATCTCTCTATCTCATCCCTTGACATAAAGGGCAGTTCATCCTCATCTAACTTTGAGCGGTCACGTTTACCAGTGGTAGATGCAGAGGCATCACCATTGGATCTTTGATGAGGGACATAATTATTGCAAGAAGAAGAGATAAACTCATATGTGTTGGGTGGCAGATAATGTCTCCCACCATCACCCCAAGTAGaatctgaaaattttctcctctTAAACGATGGTGCACTGTCAGGCTTGATATAATTAGAATTATCCGCATGCTCCTTATAACCACCCACGTACTTCTGGAAATTGTTATAATTGTACTTCTGATAATTGTTATAATTCTTAACGAAGTTATTAGTCCTGCTCCTGTTCCAGTTGTTGTTGTGGTTGaagttgttgaagcttttgacGTCATTTCTACCGAGAGACGGCCAACACTCATCACCAGCGGTGCCCCCTTGTGAGCGATAGTTACGTATAAAAGCCATTATTCCTGCCTAgttaaaaacaacaaataagAAACGGAACAACCAACAGAGAAAAAGTGCTGAGAAACTCCAAAACTAAATATAACAAAAACCAAACAAGGCATAGGAGACTATGATATACACTGGTGAAAGATTTCTATAACAAAATCACAAGAAAAATTAGGTTATAGTGATGCAATTACAATAATTCAACTCGATCAAAGCCTATATATAAACTCAACCTCATCTAATCAACAACTCAATAGCATAAGAACCTCTAATTTGTCACTAAAACCAACCTGCTTCCAAATTCaaccaattttcaattttgattccTCAATTAATCCCCGACCCAATTTCTATTATCCAGCAAACAGAATTCCCAATTCTCCTACTTCCAAAATTATCTATGAATCCATAAATATGTATAACCATAAATAATAACCTATAAATTTCAGATCCTCCTACGGCTCTTcacttaaaattaaacaaattcaatACAAATAAAGATAAATAATAGCAGATCATTGGAAAAAGTAAACTAATTTGAATCCAAAACTGAAGAATTAACCAACTATGGATATCTGATTGCCCAGAAATTGGGAGACTGAAACGATGAAAACCTTACAGCTGAAAAACGACGACGTTGAGAAGAATCGCAATCGGGAAATATAAGCGCGATTGGCCAATCGGCAGCGATGCAGATCTGAAACCGTGGTTGGATACGATCGTACGCAAGATGGTTAGGGTTTGGGAGGAAGAACGCGTAAAGGagcagagaaagagaggaaagagCGGAAGAAGGATGCGAAGTTTCACCGCAAACCGAAAGGGAAGAGCGTTTTATATTTGTAATTTGATGAGGGTAAAACCGTATAAGCAAGGTCAGCAACAAACAACTCGATCCGCGCTGAGTTCAGATCGGCTGTGCCCAAGTTTCTTCTTCTCGCCTCCTCCTTCTGACAAGTGTCCTATGAACTAACACCAAGTTACAGAGTTAAACTTGacatagaataaaaaaaaaaaaaaaaaaaatatacctcCCTCTCTCTTTGAGAGCAACTCTAGCGTGGGCTGGTGCTCGGGGGACAGGGAACGAAATAGGGCCAGATAGCCTGACCTTGAAGCTCCAGCGTGGGCAGCCCGAGGGAgagtggaggcccgagctccgggccTGTGAGGAATTGCCAACCCGAGAGCCCGAGTGGATGTAACGTCAGGGCTGACGTCATCTTGGCGTTAgcccaattttatattttttaagacCAAAAGATGGCCAGAGCTCGTCTGAAAAAGCCTGAAAGTGACGGCCTGAGTTGGAGTTCTTTGTTTTCGTCGATTTCAAAGTGGATTCAAGCATGCAAGCTCAAACCCGTGGTCTAGGGGTCGTGTGAAATCGTCATATGCCTTCAACTCAACCAAACCAACGGGGTTTGGCTGGGTTTGGCTTAGGAATCCTACAAACTTTGATGGGAAAACAGAGTAAGGAAATTTGTCCTTCAAATGCACTGAAAAGTGCATGCATGCTAAGAATATTTACCAAAAACTCGAGGGAAAGTTTAAGAGTGAGAAACCTAGGCTTAACGTGATTGAAGGAGTGAAAGTTTCGCCAACGTTCGTCGAGCTACACAACTGAGTTTTCATTTTCCATTGGGTTTTCCCACTGTCAAGGGTTAAGAGTGAGTTGCATAGACCCTTAGAAATTTTTGAGTGAATTTTGGGGAGTTTTGGCAGCGTTTGGAGATGGTGTGGTGGTTATTTGGCTTGCACCGAGGGGAAGATAGTGAGGAGAGTTATGGGAGAGAAAGTtgagtgaagagagagagagagagatagagaaagaaagagtttaatgggtagagagagaaagggagagcgATGGGatgtggtgtgtgtgtgtaagagagagagagagagagagagagccgaCTGAGTGAGGGGAGAAGGAAATAGTGATGGGGAGTTATAATATCTGATGGAATTGATGTCACAAGTATGGGTTTTAAAACCCAATTAAATATATGTTTAATGCAACTTGCACATTAAGGCCATCACAATTATTTTGTAGATGTCACAAGTGTGGGTTTTAAAACCCAATTAAATATATGTTTAATGCAACTTGCATATTAAAGCCATcacaattattttgtattatcttataaattaaaaaaatactaatattttattacctattgttagggctattgaagtgcaacgaTGGAGATGCATAATGCGATTACTATTCATTAatggcagttactgttcactaggTGGATAGCATAGTGTATTGCTTGGGGGGAGGGTTCCCACGCTGTAACTGCTCTCAGAGAAGAAGGGAtggttttttctattttttttttctttttattcttttattgaGTTCCAAGTTAACAGAGTTAATTTAGTGTTAGTCCATAGGACACTTGTCAGCAGGAGGATGCGGGAGGAGGATGGATAGAGGGAATACGGGCACAGCAGATCTAACTCATCCGCGCTTTAACCCGCACTGGAATCTTGTATTTATATTTAGTAAAAAATCCCTAATCCGATTTCATTTTgattaactttattttattacgatttttttttaataactttcGTCTTATTCCAAGCTTTAAGAAACAATATTGATCAAGAAATTTTAATCGTACATTAAGAACGTGCACAAAATACGaatgttaattataaaaataataattttaaatgacTAAATTGATATCATATAAAGTTtgtacaaataattaaaaattcataatactGAACTCTAGCATAATCCGTATCAAAGCTCATATAGCTCAAAATAGCCAAACAAATCTCAAGGTATTTTAGGGATCACATGATAATTgtttcgttttcagtttttactttttaaaaaattgaaaactgaaatcATGGTTTGGTATCTACTTtcagtttaaaaataataataataactgaaaaccaaaaaatgaaaactcaaGGAGCCGTTTAACAACCATTTCGtttttaccttcttttttttttaactgaaatCTTGTCTGGTAACTACTGATAGATTTAAATtcttaaaaacatgaaaactgaaaaccaaaaagtgaaaactcaaGCCTAATTCCTTATTACTTTTTTCAAACtgaaaactagaaaacaaattttttatcaAATGACTAGTTTTCAGTTACCAAACAAaatatcaatttttaattttcaaaaaagtgAAACAAAAATCTGAAAACAGAAACCCAAAAAGTTATTAAACGGCTTCctaaaatcacatataccatgAGGGTGGTAGTAATTATCCAATAATATATAACGCAAGTTTTCAAATATAATGTATTTAGAATAATCAACATAAACGTCTGTTTTCTTATGGCTAAAATTCAATGAAAGGTTAGGCAAATACCACCTACATTTTCTTTAGAAACGAAAGAAGAAAGTAGGCATAATATAAAGGGATTTTTGAACATTAGTccttgtaaaaaattaaaatttaaaaaaacaccTTGGTACTAGATTACATATCTAATTTAATCCCTTGAAGtgtatttcattaaaatttatattcaatttttatatttttatttaatctctctgcattaaattttaattttattaatatacacatatttagttctttaattataaatgaaaataaatgagaaaatattaaaagaaaattgtgatacaaaaatgtgtaaaaattttcttttgggtaCTGAAATGTTTGTACCTAAATGATTGTACCTAAATGTTTATACCGAAATATAACATCTCACCTCGCTCAGGGGAGtagatcctataagccttatatgtatattctcatctctatctaatacaaggccttttgggagctcactggtttcgggtttcatcggaactccgaagttaagcaagtttacGAGAGAACATTTccaggatgggtaacccactggaagttctcatgtgagttcccaaaaacaaaactatgagggcgtggttgggccCCAAAACTGACAATATCATGATACGGTAGAGtcaagcccgggatgtggtgggggcccgggcctgGATGTGACACGAAgtatattataatgaacctgAATGTAtataccaaaatgtattatattgaaataatgtATCTAAATGTATATACCGAAATGCAcataccaaaatgtatgtaccaaaatatagtatattgaattaatgtacctaaaagtcaatacccaaatgtatgtaccaaaatatacgTACCAAAtgcattatattgaattaatgtacctatatgtttgtatcgaaggatataccgaaatattcaaatgtattaaTATACCTATATGAAGAACACACAAAACTGTTATCagaatatattaaaaaaaaaatagtttgccTAATTGACATtaaaatataaggaaaactaatgaaaatgacttgaaaactttgagttttaacgaaaatgacaaaataaagggtaaagtgaatagtactaggattaactttttagtgtaaaaatgtggtttttcgttaaagtgaacagtatcgggagctttttgttaaagttctctaaaatatattatgatgaatgaaatgaaaattaaatttaaatgtaattaatacattaaaaagaaagaaaaaagacaataaaacatcaaaatatatatagtaaatgagatgattaaatgtaccagaaactaaaattaaattttaatcttataCAAGGTTATAATCTGAAACtcatcttatttaaggattaaaatgaagttttccaTAATATAAATCCCCACCAACTTGATGATAGGGAATTAGGCTTTACCTATCTGAGTAGCCAACTCCACCAATCGAATGGAAGAGGGAGCAAGGACGGACCACATCGCTAGCATAAAAAATATTACCAATAATCCTAGCGAGC
This Pyrus communis chromosome 6, drPyrComm1.1, whole genome shotgun sequence DNA region includes the following protein-coding sequences:
- the LOC137737053 gene encoding cyclin-T1-4-like, with amino-acid sequence MAFIRNYRSQGGTAGDECWPSLGRNDVKSFNNFNHNNNWNRSRTNNFVKNYNNYQKYNYNNFQKYVGGYKEHADNSNYIKPDSAPSFKRRKFSDSTWGDGGRHYLPPNTYEFISSSCNNYVPHQRSNGDASASTTGKRDRSKLDEDELPFMSRDEIERCSPSRKDGIDSVREAHLRYSYCSYLQNLGLRLDLPQTTIATAMVLCHRFFARQSHACHDRFLIATAALFLAAKSEETPRPLNTVLRTSSEILHKQDISFLSHMLPIDWFEQHRERVTEAEQMILTTLNFELGVQHPYAPLTSTLNKLGLSQTILVNLSLSLVSEGLRSSLWLQFKPHHIAAGAAYLAAKFLNLDLDSYKNIWQEFQATPDILQAVAQQLTELF